The Armatimonadota bacterium genome includes a window with the following:
- a CDS encoding heme o synthase yields MTRARFARFAWAVLAYNLAVIMWGVLVRATDSGAGCGDHWPLCDGAAAASPSFAHIVELTHRISVGIGIALVSLLVLGAFRIFPRKHRVRLAAVIAFSFTMSEAVIGAALVLYKLVQHNPSIYRAVALSGHLSNTFILLAGLTLTAWWASGAPAIRLRQQGDMTWALLIALAGAMLLGISGTVAALGDTLYPAHSLAQALQQDLSPTATVLIRLRLLHPLIALSVGLYLLLTAGLVSHLRPSEATQKYSGGIVVIFLIQMCLGITNVLLQAPIWMQLAHLLVADLLWIDLVLLSAAALAEGVPHRETSRRAADPAGHHPAGWRDYVALTKPRVISLLLLTTLAAMYMAGRPSLCLVLAVAGGGYLAAGAANTFNMVIDRDIDGVMVRTQQRPVVTDTITSLQALRFAFMLEVVSFTLLWAAANLLTAVLALAGLAVYVLVYTLGLKRRTWHNIVIGGAAGAFPPLVGWAAVAGHLDLMAWCLFAIIFVWTPVHFWALALLIKDDYASVGVPMLPVVRGDRVTVVQILGYAVLTCVVSMAGVVVLIHTAAAGGGWLPASIGGLVSTAAGKMDIGLLACAAVLNVLLLARSYQLCRTPDRPRASSLFHYSMAYLALLFVLMAIGHAAHL; encoded by the coding sequence ATGACGCGCGCCCGATTCGCCAGGTTTGCCTGGGCGGTGCTTGCCTACAACCTGGCCGTGATTATGTGGGGCGTGCTCGTCCGCGCAACCGATTCCGGCGCCGGCTGCGGCGACCACTGGCCGCTGTGCGACGGCGCTGCCGCCGCGTCGCCATCGTTTGCCCACATCGTTGAGCTGACGCATCGCATCTCCGTCGGCATCGGCATTGCACTGGTCTCGCTGCTGGTATTGGGCGCCTTCCGGATCTTCCCACGCAAGCATCGGGTGCGGCTCGCTGCCGTGATCGCCTTCTCCTTCACCATGTCGGAGGCCGTTATCGGAGCGGCTCTGGTGCTGTACAAACTGGTGCAGCACAACCCATCTATCTATCGTGCCGTCGCGCTGTCGGGGCACCTCAGCAACACCTTTATCCTGCTGGCCGGGCTGACGCTAACCGCCTGGTGGGCATCCGGCGCTCCTGCGATCCGATTGCGTCAGCAGGGCGATATGACGTGGGCGCTGCTCATCGCCCTTGCCGGCGCCATGCTGTTGGGCATCAGCGGTACCGTGGCTGCGCTGGGCGATACGCTCTATCCCGCACACAGCCTCGCGCAGGCGCTTCAGCAGGACCTCTCTCCCACGGCCACGGTTCTCATCCGCCTGCGCCTGCTGCACCCGCTCATCGCGCTGTCTGTTGGCCTCTACCTGCTGCTCACGGCGGGGTTGGTCAGCCATTTGCGCCCCTCAGAGGCCACGCAGAAGTACAGCGGTGGTATCGTTGTCATCTTTTTAATCCAGATGTGCCTGGGCATCACGAACGTGCTGCTGCAGGCCCCGATATGGATGCAGCTGGCCCACCTGCTGGTTGCCGACCTGCTGTGGATCGACCTTGTGCTGCTGTCGGCGGCTGCCCTCGCGGAGGGCGTTCCGCACCGGGAAACCTCGAGGCGCGCAGCGGACCCGGCGGGCCATCACCCCGCCGGCTGGCGCGATTATGTAGCGCTTACAAAGCCGCGGGTCATCAGCCTGCTGCTGCTGACCACGCTGGCGGCGATGTATATGGCAGGACGGCCTTCGCTGTGCCTGGTCCTTGCCGTGGCAGGCGGCGGCTATCTTGCTGCCGGCGCTGCAAACACGTTCAATATGGTGATTGACCGCGACATCGATGGCGTGATGGTGCGTACACAGCAGCGGCCTGTAGTTACCGATACCATTACATCCCTGCAAGCGCTCCGCTTCGCCTTTATGCTGGAAGTGGTCTCGTTTACGCTGCTGTGGGCCGCCGCCAACCTGTTGACCGCCGTGTTGGCTCTGGCCGGCCTGGCGGTTTACGTACTTGTCTACACGCTGGGCCTGAAGCGGCGTACATGGCACAATATCGTGATCGGCGGTGCCGCCGGCGCTTTTCCCCCACTGGTTGGGTGGGCGGCGGTAGCGGGTCATCTCGACCTGATGGCATGGTGCCTGTTTGCTATAATCTTTGTATGGACGCCGGTCCACTTCTGGGCTCTGGCGCTGCTGATCAAAGACGACTATGCATCGGTTGGCGTGCCGATGCTGCCGGTAGTGCGCGGCGACCGTGTCACCGTGGTGCAGATTCTGGGTTATGCCGTGTTGACATGCGTGGTCTCCATGGCGGGTGTGGTGGTGCTGATCCATACCGCGGCGGCCGGCGGTGGCTGGCTGCCGGCGTCTATTGGCGGGCTGGTATCAACAGCGGCCGGTAAGATGGATATCGGACTGCTGGCCTGCGCCGCCGTTCTGAACGTGCTGCTTCTTGCTCGAAGTTACCAACTTTGCCGCACGCCGGATCGGCCTCGCGCCTCCTCGCTGTTCCACTACTCCATGGCCTACCTCGCGCTGCTGTTTGTTCTGATGGCAATCGGGCATGCCGCTCATCTTTAG
- a CDS encoding cytochrome c3 family protein: MAQVFPPAANVLARLSIGGGVALVAATFVLGSGITRTSYNTKVNVPLNQPIPFSHEHHATELGIDCRYCHTTVETSATAGVPPTQTCMSCHSQIWTNSPLLEPIRESYRTGKPIEWNKVNAVPDFVYFNHSVHVNAGLNCNLCHGPVQTMQLTYKAKTFFMTWCLACHRDPAQHVGARSKVFSVYQDYQRGMVDSHGNPVPDEEKSLLLGDGYTRGPNALATANHWMAVYHIDTTQKQLTDCWTCHR; the protein is encoded by the coding sequence ATGGCACAGGTATTTCCGCCCGCTGCAAATGTGCTAGCTCGCCTGAGCATTGGTGGCGGCGTGGCACTGGTCGCGGCAACCTTTGTACTCGGCAGCGGAATCACCCGAACCTCGTACAACACCAAGGTCAACGTGCCACTGAATCAGCCGATTCCGTTCAGCCACGAGCACCATGCCACGGAACTTGGCATCGACTGCCGCTACTGCCATACCACGGTGGAGACCTCCGCAACGGCAGGCGTGCCTCCAACACAGACCTGCATGAGCTGCCACTCGCAGATATGGACGAACAGCCCGCTGCTGGAGCCGATCCGCGAGAGCTACCGGACCGGCAAACCCATAGAGTGGAACAAGGTGAACGCCGTACCGGACTTCGTCTACTTCAACCACAGCGTCCACGTCAATGCCGGCCTTAACTGCAATTTATGTCACGGCCCGGTTCAGACCATGCAGCTGACCTACAAGGCGAAGACATTCTTTATGACCTGGTGTCTCGCCTGCCATCGTGATCCGGCGCAGCATGTTGGCGCCCGCTCCAAAGTGTTCAGCGTCTACCAGGACTACCAGCGCGGGATGGTGGATTCCCACGGAAATCCTGTGCCGGACGAGGAAAAATCGCTGCTGCTGGGCGATGGCTATACCCGCGGACCAAACGCTCTGGCAACGGCCAACCACTGGATGGCGGTTTACCACATCGACACCACGCAAAAGCAGCTTACGGACTGCTGGACCTGCCACCGGTAA
- a CDS encoding TAT-variant-translocated molybdopterin oxidoreductase: protein MEKPLQPRLDITGIREKLAGRTGRDYWRCFEEIAETPEFVAFLEDEFPQQARPLSQPVDRRQFLKLSGAGLALAGLAGCRYLPQRKIVPYVQPPEEVAVGKPSFYATAICEDGFAVGAIATSREGRPIKVDGNPAHPFSLGSTDALTQASLLNLYDPGRAQSVSNAGLIATWEEFTAAARNVVATEKAGKGAGIRILTETVTSPTLAAQLTHILNMFPAARWHQYEPVNRDNVRAGAIGAFGRPVNTIYRFDKANCILTLDGDFLLTMPGHVRYAGDFASRRRVHAGATTMSRLYAVESCPTVTGSMADHRLRSTQAGIEQAARMIAAAMGVPGVPAPDPNGPTFDQGWIAAVAKDLLANKGAAVVVPGDFQPAPVHALAHAMNSLLGAFGQTVELTDPPQANWVDEQASLKQLVADLNLNQVRLLLILGGNPVMTAPADLEFASALTRAPLRAHLSLQDDETSGLCQWGLPASHYLEAWSDARALDGTVSIVQPLVEPLFDTRSPHEVLSSIFDEPATGLATVRSYWERTRPSAEFDAWWEKTLRDGIVDKSALEPLSVSLAANWAADRPSMALNTPGGLELIFRPDPNIWDGRNANNPWLQELPKPVTHLVWDNAVFVSPKTAERMHLATGDVVTLEYRGHSVKGPISVLPGHADGCATVHFGYGRERGGMVGLNIGFNAFQLLTSDAPFGGAGAQITPTGDTYSLVSTHSRDVIKFERDPLQTITFADFLQNPTMGRNEEATVPPPDDQSLYSDAQRTDHAYSGFGDYQWGMSIDNNLCIGCNACAQACQAENNIPVVGKDQVRRAREMNWIRIDRYYKGSLDDPTTFFTPVPCMQCELAPCEPVCPVGATVHSHEGLNMMVYNRCVGTRYCSNNCPYKVRRFNFYKYTAGQPDHAPGNYDIPILRLSANPEVTIRGRGVMEKCTYCVQRIDNARIQAKNELRQIRDGEILTACQQACPTNAIVFGNIADPASKVSQLKSQPHNYTLLADLNTRPRTTYLSKVTNPNPEIANA from the coding sequence ATGGAGAAGCCATTGCAGCCACGTTTGGATATTACGGGCATCCGTGAGAAGCTTGCCGGACGCACCGGGCGCGATTACTGGCGCTGTTTCGAGGAGATTGCTGAAACTCCGGAGTTTGTTGCGTTTCTTGAAGATGAGTTTCCGCAGCAGGCGCGCCCGCTGAGCCAGCCCGTAGACCGGCGGCAGTTCCTGAAGCTCTCGGGAGCCGGCCTCGCTCTGGCCGGACTCGCCGGCTGCCGGTACCTCCCTCAGCGCAAGATCGTTCCTTACGTGCAGCCACCGGAAGAAGTGGCCGTGGGCAAGCCGTCGTTTTACGCGACCGCCATTTGCGAAGACGGTTTTGCCGTCGGCGCCATCGCCACCAGTCGCGAGGGGCGACCCATCAAGGTGGATGGCAATCCGGCCCACCCCTTCAGCCTGGGCTCTACGGACGCGCTGACGCAGGCTTCGCTGCTGAACCTGTACGACCCCGGCCGCGCGCAGAGTGTGAGCAATGCCGGGCTGATAGCCACATGGGAAGAGTTCACCGCCGCGGCCCGGAACGTGGTTGCCACCGAGAAGGCGGGTAAGGGCGCCGGCATACGGATCCTGACGGAGACGGTGACCTCGCCGACGCTGGCGGCCCAGCTGACGCACATTCTGAACATGTTTCCGGCTGCCCGGTGGCATCAGTACGAGCCGGTGAACCGTGATAACGTTCGAGCCGGCGCCATCGGTGCGTTCGGGCGACCTGTCAACACGATCTACCGCTTCGACAAAGCGAACTGCATCCTGACGCTGGATGGCGACTTTCTGCTGACGATGCCCGGGCACGTACGCTATGCCGGCGATTTCGCAAGTCGGCGGCGCGTTCACGCGGGCGCCACCACCATGAGCCGGCTGTATGCCGTGGAGAGCTGCCCCACCGTCACCGGTTCGATGGCCGATCACCGGCTCCGCTCAACCCAGGCGGGAATTGAGCAGGCGGCCAGGATGATCGCGGCAGCGATGGGCGTGCCCGGTGTACCTGCCCCGGATCCAAACGGCCCGACCTTCGATCAGGGCTGGATAGCAGCGGTGGCGAAGGATTTGCTGGCCAACAAGGGCGCCGCCGTGGTGGTGCCTGGTGACTTTCAGCCGGCGCCGGTTCACGCACTGGCGCACGCGATGAACAGCCTGCTTGGCGCCTTCGGCCAAACGGTGGAACTCACCGATCCGCCACAGGCGAACTGGGTCGACGAACAGGCTTCTCTGAAGCAGTTGGTTGCCGACCTGAACCTCAACCAGGTACGCCTTCTGTTGATTCTGGGCGGCAATCCGGTAATGACCGCACCGGCAGACCTCGAATTTGCGAGCGCGCTGACACGGGCGCCGCTGCGCGCGCACCTGAGCCTGCAGGATGATGAGACCTCTGGCCTGTGCCAGTGGGGGCTGCCGGCTTCTCACTACCTGGAAGCCTGGAGCGATGCGCGCGCGCTGGACGGCACCGTCTCCATTGTTCAGCCGCTGGTCGAGCCGCTGTTTGACACACGCTCGCCCCATGAAGTGCTCTCCTCGATTTTCGATGAGCCGGCAACGGGGTTGGCCACGGTGCGCTCCTATTGGGAACGCACGCGTCCCTCCGCCGAATTTGACGCTTGGTGGGAGAAGACACTTCGAGACGGAATCGTCGACAAGAGCGCACTCGAGCCGCTCTCAGTTAGCCTGGCGGCGAATTGGGCCGCGGACCGGCCATCGATGGCACTGAATACTCCGGGCGGATTGGAGTTGATTTTCCGGCCCGATCCCAATATCTGGGACGGTCGAAACGCCAACAATCCGTGGCTGCAGGAGCTGCCGAAGCCGGTTACGCACCTGGTGTGGGATAACGCGGTGTTTGTCAGCCCCAAAACGGCCGAACGAATGCACCTGGCCACAGGCGACGTAGTGACGCTGGAGTACCGCGGGCATTCGGTGAAGGGACCCATTTCGGTACTGCCCGGTCATGCCGACGGATGCGCTACGGTTCATTTCGGCTACGGGCGCGAGCGTGGCGGCATGGTGGGGCTCAACATTGGATTCAACGCGTTTCAGCTGCTTACTTCCGACGCGCCATTTGGAGGCGCCGGCGCCCAGATAACGCCCACCGGCGACACCTACAGCCTGGTCTCAACACACTCGCGCGACGTGATCAAGTTTGAGCGCGATCCGCTGCAGACGATTACATTTGCCGACTTTTTGCAGAACCCAACCATGGGCCGCAATGAAGAAGCCACGGTGCCGCCCCCCGACGACCAGTCGCTCTATTCCGATGCGCAGCGCACCGACCACGCGTACAGTGGTTTCGGCGACTACCAGTGGGGCATGTCGATTGACAACAACCTGTGCATCGGCTGCAACGCATGCGCGCAGGCCTGCCAGGCAGAGAACAACATTCCAGTCGTCGGCAAAGATCAGGTGCGCCGCGCGAGAGAGATGAACTGGATTCGCATCGACCGGTACTACAAGGGCTCACTGGATGACCCCACCACCTTCTTCACACCGGTACCCTGCATGCAGTGCGAGTTGGCGCCATGCGAGCCCGTCTGCCCGGTCGGCGCCACGGTTCACAGCCATGAAGGGCTGAACATGATGGTCTACAACCGTTGTGTCGGCACCCGATATTGTTCCAACAACTGCCCCTACAAGGTACGGCGCTTTAACTTCTACAAGTACACCGCCGGCCAGCCCGACCATGCTCCCGGCAACTACGATATTCCCATTCTCCGTCTCTCGGCCAATCCCGAGGTTACCATTCGCGGGCGCGGCGTTATGGAGAAGTGCACCTACTGCGTGCAGCGCATCGATAACGCGCGCATTCAGGCGAAGAACGAACTGCGCCAAATCCGGGACGGCGAGATACTTACGGCATGCCAGCAAGCATGCCCCACCAACGCAATCGTGTTCGGCAACATCGCCGATCCGGCCAGCAAAGTATCACAACTGAAGAGTCAGCCGCACAACTACACGCTTCTGGCCGACCTGAATACGCGTCCACGTACCACGTACCTGAGCAAGGTAACCAATCCGAATCCGGAGATAGCAAATGCCTAG
- the nrfD gene encoding polysulfide reductase NrfD has translation MQPDLTATGSAPAHEQGCDEMILGSHSLRSIDEKIGDIVFNQGKHPAEWFVVFGFAFILVNVMLVAFSYLIFKGVGIWGINIPVGWGFAIINFVWWIGIGHAGTLISAILLLLRQQWRNSINRFAEAMTIFAVMCAGLFPLFHTGRPWVAYWLFPYPSILGVWPQFRSPLVWDVFAVSTYMTVSILFWYVGLIPDLGGMRDRARNPIARFIFGVLAVGWRNSAKHWFRYETAYLILAGLSTPLVLSVHSIVSLDFAVAILPGWHTTIFPPFFVAGAVYAGFAMVLLLAIPIRKWYHLEEFITDLHLDWCAKVMLATGMVVFYGYLTEQFYAWYGGDVHEMATMHNVTFGAYAPIYITLLICNGVIPQLLWLKKVRYNPIALFLISLVVSFGMWVERFVIVVVSLQRDFLPAMFSMYYGTKWDYMTFFGTLGFFTFMMFLFIRFVPMINMAEMKDLWHRMHGRRAYVAADSMESEEQLAD, from the coding sequence ATGCAGCCGGATCTAACTGCCACGGGTAGCGCGCCCGCGCACGAACAGGGCTGCGACGAGATGATTCTGGGCAGCCACTCCCTGAGGTCGATCGACGAGAAGATCGGCGACATCGTCTTCAACCAGGGCAAGCATCCCGCCGAATGGTTTGTGGTGTTTGGCTTCGCCTTCATTCTCGTCAACGTGATGCTGGTGGCATTCAGCTACCTTATCTTCAAAGGCGTTGGCATCTGGGGCATCAACATCCCGGTGGGATGGGGATTTGCCATCATCAATTTCGTCTGGTGGATCGGAATCGGACACGCCGGCACGCTCATCTCGGCGATTCTGCTCCTGCTCCGCCAACAGTGGCGCAACTCCATCAACCGATTTGCGGAGGCTATGACCATTTTCGCGGTCATGTGCGCCGGCCTGTTCCCGCTATTTCATACGGGCCGTCCGTGGGTGGCCTACTGGCTGTTCCCCTATCCGAGCATACTCGGCGTCTGGCCGCAGTTCCGCAGCCCGCTGGTGTGGGACGTTTTCGCAGTTTCCACGTACATGACGGTCTCGATCCTCTTCTGGTATGTAGGGTTGATACCAGACCTTGGCGGGATGCGTGACCGCGCGCGAAACCCGATCGCAAGGTTCATTTTCGGCGTTCTGGCCGTCGGTTGGCGCAATTCTGCCAAGCACTGGTTCCGGTACGAAACGGCGTACCTTATTCTGGCCGGCCTCTCCACGCCGCTGGTGCTCTCGGTGCACTCCATCGTAAGCCTTGACTTTGCCGTGGCGATCCTGCCGGGCTGGCATACCACCATCTTCCCGCCGTTCTTTGTGGCGGGCGCCGTTTACGCCGGTTTTGCGATGGTGCTTTTGCTGGCGATACCGATCCGGAAGTGGTACCACCTGGAAGAGTTCATCACCGACCTGCACCTGGATTGGTGCGCCAAGGTGATGCTGGCCACAGGCATGGTGGTGTTTTACGGCTATCTGACGGAGCAGTTCTACGCATGGTACGGTGGAGACGTGCACGAGATGGCCACCATGCACAACGTGACGTTTGGCGCATACGCGCCGATCTACATCACGCTGCTGATCTGCAACGGCGTCATTCCACAGTTGTTATGGCTGAAGAAGGTGCGGTACAACCCCATCGCGCTCTTCCTGATATCGCTGGTGGTGAGCTTCGGCATGTGGGTGGAGCGGTTCGTAATCGTTGTGGTTAGCCTGCAGCGCGACTTCTTGCCCGCCATGTTCAGCATGTACTACGGCACGAAGTGGGACTATATGACCTTCTTCGGCACGCTCGGTTTCTTTACGTTTATGATGTTCCTGTTCATCCGCTTCGTTCCGATGATCAACATGGCGGAGATGAAGGACCTGTGGCACCGGATGCATGGTCGCCGGGCGTATGTGGCGGCAGATTCCATGGAGTCGGAGGAGCAGCTCGCAGACTGA
- a CDS encoding DUF3341 domain-containing protein, with product MENTATAQLYGLTAEFRTVEDLAAAARSAYAAGFRKIDAYTPMPNHEVVEALHFDDARVPWGIFIAGIMGGCFGFVMQWWVNVAGEAFKSWARVPGPAGYVLRFLVWDCSFPENVGGRPYFSWVSFIPITFECTILFAALFAVFGCVFGLNGLPRPYHSIFNAPGFDRASSDRFFLCIEANDPNFDRRATWGFLETLNADAIAEVPA from the coding sequence ATGGAAAACACAGCGACAGCACAACTCTACGGCTTGACTGCCGAGTTCCGTACCGTGGAAGACCTTGCGGCGGCGGCGCGCTCGGCCTACGCCGCCGGATTCCGCAAAATCGATGCCTACACGCCGATGCCCAATCACGAGGTTGTGGAGGCGCTCCATTTTGACGACGCCAGGGTTCCATGGGGAATCTTTATTGCGGGCATCATGGGTGGTTGTTTCGGTTTCGTGATGCAGTGGTGGGTGAACGTGGCCGGCGAGGCGTTCAAGAGCTGGGCCCGGGTGCCCGGGCCGGCCGGATATGTATTGCGGTTTCTGGTGTGGGATTGCAGCTTTCCGGAAAACGTGGGGGGCAGGCCCTACTTCAGTTGGGTAAGCTTCATCCCCATCACGTTTGAATGCACCATCCTGTTTGCCGCGCTATTCGCCGTGTTCGGCTGCGTCTTCGGCCTGAACGGCTTACCGCGACCGTACCACTCGATCTTCAATGCGCCCGGCTTCGACAGAGCGTCCTCCGATCGGTTCTTCCTCTGCATCGAGGCGAACGATCCGAACTTTGACCGGCGCGCCACCTGGGGCTTTCTTGAAACGCTGAACGCCGACGCCATCGCCGAGGTGCCGGCATGA
- a CDS encoding cytochrome c translates to MTLTLMRRRGTGARAVLLMATAAFSLGVVGCHIDMWEQEKVKAQAPSDFFANGQGDRPLPAGTVARAEPYNQLWAVNPVVNNDIRVGNPMYTGVNAAGKPIDYIPDEALHAFPSFKAFLQRGQSRFNIFCTPCHSKIGDGKGMIALRGFALSRPPASYHTDRLRKTALGQFYLTMTNGYGAMFSYAARITPVDRWAIAAYIRVLQRSEYSPVSLVPPDAQSQLGQTYNAPAAAPVQE, encoded by the coding sequence ATGACGCTCACCTTGATGCGGCGGCGTGGAACCGGAGCACGCGCGGTGCTGTTGATGGCCACCGCGGCGTTTTCATTGGGCGTGGTCGGCTGTCACATCGATATGTGGGAGCAGGAGAAGGTGAAGGCGCAGGCGCCGAGCGACTTCTTTGCCAACGGTCAGGGAGATCGGCCGTTGCCCGCCGGCACCGTGGCTCGGGCTGAGCCCTACAACCAGCTCTGGGCAGTGAACCCCGTTGTGAACAACGATATTCGCGTGGGCAATCCGATGTATACCGGCGTGAACGCGGCCGGCAAGCCAATCGACTACATACCGGATGAAGCGCTGCACGCGTTTCCAAGTTTCAAGGCGTTTCTGCAGCGCGGGCAGAGCCGCTTCAATATATTCTGCACACCGTGCCACAGCAAGATCGGAGATGGCAAGGGCATGATTGCGCTCCGTGGCTTCGCCCTGAGCCGGCCGCCGGCCTCGTATCATACAGACCGCCTGCGGAAGACGGCCCTTGGACAGTTCTATCTGACGATGACAAATGGATACGGTGCCATGTTCAGTTATGCGGCACGCATAACCCCGGTTGATCGGTGGGCGATTGCGGCGTATATTCGTGTTCTGCAGCGCAGCGAGTACTCGCCGGTTTCACTGGTGCCACCAGATGCGCAGAGTCAGCTGGGCCAAACCTACAACGCGCCGGCCGCGGCCCCGGTGCAGGAGTAA
- a CDS encoding SCO family protein, with translation MIRSTSAAVVSGLAICLAGAAAAQQPAVTAQTIAKDVGWTQHLGAQAPLTAMFRDETGKLAPLSTYFHRGPVILMMPFYRCPGVCTLELDVLTKTLQSRLLGFTPGKEFQVVVLSIDPQEGSNLAAAKKAEYVGLYGKPQTADGWHFLTGSYDQILRLTNAVGFHYMYDAKTDQIAHPAGMVVLTPSGKVSQYFMFKSGIFPPHDLRLALVQASSEKIGSLSDSVLLYCCSFDSATGKYGFAVQKLLRIGGVATVAGVAGFVAMAIWTDRKHHQPRAPHDEPTSGDEPPIE, from the coding sequence ATGATTCGCAGTACTTCAGCAGCAGTCGTTTCGGGTCTGGCAATCTGCCTGGCCGGAGCAGCCGCGGCGCAACAGCCGGCAGTCACGGCGCAAACCATTGCGAAGGACGTTGGCTGGACGCAGCATCTTGGCGCTCAGGCGCCTCTTACTGCCATGTTCCGTGACGAAACCGGCAAGTTGGCGCCACTCTCCACTTACTTCCACCGGGGACCGGTTATTCTTATGATGCCGTTTTACCGGTGCCCTGGCGTTTGCACGCTTGAGCTGGATGTGCTGACCAAAACCCTTCAATCTCGCCTGCTTGGATTCACGCCCGGGAAAGAGTTTCAGGTGGTGGTGCTCAGCATCGATCCGCAGGAAGGCTCCAACCTGGCAGCGGCCAAGAAGGCGGAGTACGTTGGCCTGTACGGCAAGCCGCAAACGGCCGACGGCTGGCACTTTCTGACCGGTTCGTACGACCAGATCCTGCGCCTTACCAACGCCGTGGGTTTCCACTACATGTATGATGCGAAGACCGATCAGATCGCGCATCCCGCAGGCATGGTGGTTCTGACGCCAAGCGGTAAAGTATCGCAATACTTCATGTTCAAGAGCGGGATTTTCCCGCCGCACGACCTTCGTCTGGCGCTGGTTCAGGCGTCATCCGAGAAGATTGGTTCGCTCTCCGATTCCGTGCTGCTCTACTGCTGCAGCTTTGATAGCGCGACGGGCAAGTACGGTTTCGCGGTGCAAAAGCTGCTTCGGATCGGTGGCGTGGCTACGGTGGCCGGAGTAGCCGGGTTTGTAGCCATGGCGATTTGGACCGATCGAAAGCACCATCAACCACGGGCTCCGCACGACGAGCCAACCAGCGGCGACGAGCCGCCGATCGAATGA